A window of Drosophila subobscura isolate 14011-0131.10 chromosome E, UCBerk_Dsub_1.0, whole genome shotgun sequence contains these coding sequences:
- the LOC117889963 gene encoding uncharacterized protein LOC117889963: protein MNCTLKVARGLNYCWRRLPQSQNLPSQVRLLSHRRFDSSSQPQLHRFHNLAMEESVEQPMASSERRVPTIKTPRFNMTDQRVKRPLTDMNKERVKRPLSDLTDQRVKRPLTDMTDQRVKRPHSDMDVERVKRPLTEMDVERVKRPLTEMDVERVKRPLSDMTDQRVKRPHTDMDVERVKRPLTDMDVERVKRPLTEMDVERVKRPLTEMDVERVKRPLTDLDVERVKRPHSDMADQRVKRPLTEMDVERVKRPLTEMDVERVKRPLTEMDFERVKRPLTDMDVERVKRPLTEMDVERVKRPLSDMADQRVKRPLSEMDVQRVKRPLREMDVERVKRPLTDLDVERVKRPLSDMTDQRVKRPLSDMTDQRVKRPLTEIERVKRPLTEMDVERVKRPLSEMDVQRVKRPLTDMDVERVKRPLSDMTG, encoded by the exons ATGAATTGCACACTGAAGGTGGCTCGTGGCTTGAACTACTGCTGGAGGAGGCTGCCGCAGTCGCAGAACCTGCCCAGCCAGGTGCGACTGCTGAGCCACCGGCGCTTCGACTCCAGctcgcagccgcagctgcacaGGTTCCATAACCTGGCCATGGAGGAGTCAGTGGAGCAGCCGATGGCAAGCAGCGAGCGACGCGTACCTACGATAAAGACGCCGCGCTTCAACATGACCGACCAAAGAGTGAAGCGTCCGCTCACCGACATGAACAAGGAAAGGGTGAAGCGTCCGCTTAGCGACTTGACCGACCAGAGGGTGAAGCGTCCGCTGACCGACATGACCGACCAGAGAGTAAAGCGTCCGCACAGCGACATGGACGTCGAAAGGGTGAAGCGTCCGCTTACCGAGATGGACGTTGAAAGGGTTAAGCGTCCGCTTACCGAGATGGACGTCGAAAGAGTTAAGCGTCCGCTCAGCGACATGACCGACCAGAGAGTGAAGCGTCCGCACACCGACATGGACGTCGAAAGGGTGAAGCGTCCGCTTACCGACATGGACGTCGAAAGGGTTAAGCGTCCGCTTACCGAGATGGACGTCGAAAGGG TGAAGCGTCCGCTGACCGAGATGGACGTCGAAAGGGTGAAGCGTCCGCTTACCGACTTGGACGTCGAAAGGGTTAAGCGTCCACACAGCGACATGGCCGACCAGAGAGTGAAGCGTCCGCTTACCGAGATGGACGTTGAAAGGGTTAAGCGTCCGCTTACCGAGATGGACGTCGAAAGGGTTAAGCGTCCGCTTACCGAGATGGACTTTGAAAGGG TGAAGCGTCCGCTCACCGATATGGACGTCGAAAGGGTGAAGCGTCCGCTTACCGAGATGGACGTTGAAAGGG TGAAGCGTCCGCTCAGCGACATGGCCGACCAGCGAGTGAAGCGTCCGCTCAGCGAGATGGACGTCCAACGGGTGAAGCGTCCGCTCCGCGAGATGGACGTCGAAAGGGTGAAGCGTCCGCTTACCGACTTGGACGTCGAAAGG GTGAAGCGTCCGCTCAGCGACATGACCGACCAGAGAGTGAAGCGTCCGCTCAGCGACATGACCGACCAGCGAGTGAAGCGTCCGCTCACTGAGATCGAAAGGGTTAAGCGTCCGCTCACCGAGATGGACGTCGAAAGGGTGAAGCGTCCGCTCAGCGAGATGGACGTCCAACGTGTGAAGCGTCCGCTTACCGATATGGACGTCGAAAGGGTGAAGCGGCCGCTCAGTGACATGACCGGCTAA
- the LOC117892260 gene encoding uncharacterized protein LOC117892260 — MNCTLKVARGLNYCWRRLPQPQNLPDQVRLLSHRRFDWRNYNPESPSQLRSQQHRFDNPSMGEYMEQPMASSERRGPVWEPRRRTIMQDPEEHQRRQNLIIEENKRRWTRGGGMRRNAQAPGVSKPDLIYDADRQNRQPRRPSQPRRKGKNSNRAAKDYSRKRMSQRKRELKRQARELRKSRRGYNLPGSDTRAEVHDEDVTMRRQEDAYEHYGSSEWLRKREDAEEAKYWHSWHTCPSQRCDENLDSDEDHIPSGPRTSPSGYYESRRSFHHMQLPSIRSPHYQVVANRLVKRRKPIGLEKRCRLFIQQQAEEELEDESVLEDNPPQVVLRKRSENAKMERTVKPPRFDMTIQRVKREPAPVCSFSEQLNISSPSNGYAGGTSSSLYEKWCHHARLHKGFKRGG; from the coding sequence ATGAATTGCACGCTGAAGGTGGCTCGGGGCCTGAACTACTGCTGGAGGaggctgccgcagccgcagaaCCTGCCCGACCAGGTGCGGCTGCTGAGCCACAGGCGCTTCGACTGGCGGAACTACAACCCCGAGTCGCCCAGCCAGCTGCGCTCCCAGCAGCACCGGTTTGATAACCCGAGTATGGGGGAGTACATGGAGCAGCcgatggccagcagcgagCGGCGCGGACCCGTGTGGGAGCCGCGTCGGCGCACCATCATGCAGGACCCAGAGGAGCACCAACGGCGCCAGAACCTGATCATCGAGGAAAACAAGCGGCGGTGGACCCGTGGTGGGGGTATGAGGCGCAATGCCCAGGCTCCGGGCGTCTCCAAGCCCGACCTCATCTACGATGCCGACAGACAGAATCGGCAGCCCCGTCGACCCTCGCAGCCACGACGCAAGGGAAAGAACTCGAACAGAGCGGCCAAAGATTACAGCAGGAAGCGCATGTCCCAGCGTAAAAGGGAGCTCAAGCGGCAGGCCCGCGAGCTGCGAAAGTCGCGCCGGGGCTACAATCTGCCCGGTTCGGATACCCGTGCCGAAGTCCACGATGAGGATGTGACCATGAGACGGCAAGAGGACGCGTACGAACACTACGGCTCCAGCGAGTGGCTGCGCAAGCGCGAAGATGCCGAGGAAGCAAAGTACTGGCACTCCTGGCACACCTGCCCCAGCCAGCGGTGCGACGAGAACCTCGATTCCGACGAGGACCACATTCCTAGTGGCCCACGGACATCTCCCTCCGGCTACTACGAAAGTCGCCGAAGCTTTCACCACATGCAGCTGCCTTCGATCAGGTCCCCGCACTACCAGGTGGTGGCAAATCGCCTGGTGAAGAGACGCAAGCCCATCGGCCTCGAGAAGAGGTGCCGCCTGTTCatacagcagcaagcagaagaggagctggaggatgagTCCGTATTGGAGGACAACCCCCCACAGGTCGTTCTGCGCAAGCGATCAGAGAACGCCAAGATGGAGCGCACGGTTAAGCCGCCGCGCTTCGACATGACCATCCAGAGGGTTAAGCGCGAACCGGCTCCTGTGTGCAGCTTCTCCGAACAGCTGAACATCTCATCACCCAGCAACGGTTACGCAGGTGGCACGAGTTCCTCCCTTTACGAAAAGTGGTGCCACCATGCCAGACTTCACAAAGGCTTCAAGCGGGGCGGCTAG
- the LOC117892258 gene encoding putative fatty acyl-CoA reductase CG8303 produces the protein MAVITDHDSGSSSTTTGTSTNSTPTITTHNNNSSSSSLSNGKTHSNRGQPSSQRQQLTTALTIPEFFAHKNIFVTGGTGFLGTVLIEALLDTHPDIGTIYVLVRGKKKFDPKERINRLLQKPIFEKYAEKTLAKVVPVVGELSEPNFGFGPELLQELIDRVHVIYHSAATIKFSSPLRTAIRTNLTGTMRTIELAKQLKHLSAYIYCSTAFCNSNNRGLIAEEVYKSQFDPYDMMKMAEDDEAWVDFTEQKCKGYIQDHPNTYTFTKNLSENLLMAEMSGLPAAIVRPSIVYGTLEHPMKGWVGNANSGHLGFLAGFVKGIFRTMCGQASAVIDIIPCDYVINSSLVMGWYVGTRQLEQPEIIHCTSGEVNPLTLAEFCTIINDSVERHPPNSFVWKPLTKLRNGWRYNLFFYLFHLLPALVFIIPEKLFGIGMPQHTAYEYMRVFQKGTKAFDYFLDKDFRYSLKNALRISAIIPESDRRRYNFDASQCDWSEFIDRCLIGIRRFYFKESAVTTEWHRNYWKVFNFLYYAGYAVIFAVLYIALVPFLGMQIGLTLAVLIWGFLVWL, from the exons ATGGCTGTCATAACGGATCATGAcagcggtagcagcagcacaaccacCGGCACCTCCACCAACTCCACACCCACCATCActacccacaacaacaacagcagcagcagcagcctcagcaatgggaaaacacacagcaatCGTGGGCAGCCGAGCAGCCAGCGTCAACAGCTGACCACGGCCCTGACTATTCCAGAGTTTTTCGCGCATAAAAACATCTTCGTGACGGGCGGCACGGGCTTCCTGGGCACCGTGCTGATTGAGGCCCTGCTGGACACACATCCCGACATCGGCACCATCTACGTCCTCGTCCGGGGTAAGAAGAAGTTCGATCCCAAGGAGCGGATCAATCGCCTGCTACAGAAGCCG ATATTCGAGAAGTACGCGGAGAAGACCCTGGCCAAGGTGGTGCCTGTCGTGGGAGAGCTGAGCGAGCCGAACTTTGGCTTCGGGCCGGAGCTGCTCCAGGAGCTGATCGATCGCGTGCACGTGATCTACCACAGTGCGGCAACGATCAAGTTCAGCTCTCCGCTGCGCACCGCCATCCGCACCAATCTGACGGGGACGATGCGCACCATcgagctggccaagcagctgaAGCATCTGTCCGCGTACATCTACTGCTCGACGGCCttctgcaacagcaacaatcgGGGCTTGATCGCCGAGGAGGTGTACAAGTCACAGTTCGATCCGTATGACATGATGAAAATGGCCGAGGACGACGAGGCCTGGGTGGACTTCACCGAGCAAAAGTGCAAGGGCTACATCCAGGATCATCCCAACACGTACACATTCACCAAGAATCTGTCCGAGAATCTGCTGATGGCGGAGATGTCAGGACTGCCGGCGGCCATAGTCAGGCCATCGATTG TGTATGGCACCTTGGAGCATCCGATGAAGGGCTGGGTGGGCAATGCCAACTCGGGGCATTTGGGCTTCCTCGCGGGCTTCGTGAAGGGCATCTTCCGGACAATGTGCGGCCAGGCCTCGGCCGTGATTGACATCATTCCGTGCGACTATGTGATCAACTCATCCCTGGTCATGGGCTGGTACGTGGGCACCCGACAGCTGGAGCAGCCAGAGATCATCCACTGCACCTCGGGCGAGGTGAATCCGCTGACGTTGGCCGAGTTCTGCACCATCATCAATGACAGCGTGGAGCGGCATCCGCCCAACAGTTTCGTGTGGAAGCCACTGACCAAGCTGCGCAACGGCTGGCGCTACAATCTCTTCTTCTATCTGTTCCATCTGCTGCCCGCCTTGGTCTTTATCATTCCGGAGAAGctctttggcattggcatgcCGCAGCACAC TGCCTACGAGTACATGCGCGTCTTCCAGAAGGGCACCAAGGCCTTTGACTACTTCCTGGACAAGGATTTCCGGTACTCCCTGAAGAATGCCCTGCGCATCTCGGCCATCATCCCGGAGAGCGACCGGCGGCGCTACAACTTCGATGCCAGCCAGTGCGATTGGTCGGAGTTCATCGATCGCTGCCTCATCGGCATTCGGCGGTTCTACTTCAAGGAGTCGGCGGTTACCACGGAATGGCACCGCAACTACTGGAAGGT CTTCAATTTCCTCTACTATGCGGGCTATGCTGTCATCTTTGCCGTCCTGTACATTGCCCTCGTCCCCTTCCTGGGCATGCAGATCGGCCTCACGCTGGCCGTGCTCATCTGGGGCTTCCTCGTCTGGCTGTAG
- the LOC117892259 gene encoding putative fatty acyl-CoA reductase CG8306, with protein sequence MASSSITDFYAGRNVFITGATGFVGVTIVEKLLRDVPKVGNLYLLMRAKKGKSVQERLEELKKNSVFDRFKEMQLESRLAKIVPIEGDVGLDNLGISPKDRQTLIDNVNVVFHSAATLDFFQSLKETTNINLKGTRRVVELCRQLKQLDSLVHVSSAYVNAYLTEVEEKLYPSPDDPEKIIQLAETLNDEALKALEKKLLKDHPNTYTFTKHLAEHEVANAASSFPCGIVRPSMITAAWKEPIPGWTISKNGPQGFFMGASKGVLRRLPLDPSIIMDYIPIDVVVNGIITTGYYVNALKAKNAGRPAELQIFHLTSSTYKPFRFDLMADKINSYLHDYPLNSAVWYPNLRLVKSLWVFRLSAILFHFVPAFFLDIVTRIAGGRPILMRLHKNVWNSLNTLERFIFTEWHFDSKRLLALSKSMDAVDRKKFIIDIGELTWDEYFANTIRGVRQYLSKESPKNLEKARRKDKILLGLHVALQLLFWFGIFKLIVCISGVSNAKAALILPVFYYLFGLL encoded by the exons ATGGCCAG CTCGTCCATCACAGACTTCTATGCGGGGCGCAATGTGTTCATCACGGGCGCCACTGGCTTCGTGGGCGTCACCATtgtggagaagctgctgcgcgATGTGCCCAAGGTGGGCAATCTGTATCTGCTGATGCGCGCCAAGAAGGGCAAGAGCGTGCAGGAGCGGCTGGAGGAGCTCAAGAAGAACTCTGTCTTTGATCGCTTCAAGGAGATGCAGCTGGAGTCGCGTCTCGCGAAGATCGTTCCCATCGAGGGCGATGTGGGCTTGGACAACCTGGGAATCTCGCCAAAGGACCGCCAGACGCTGATCGATAATGTGAACGTGGTGTTCCATTCGGCGGCCACCCTGGACTTCTTCCAGTCCCTCAAGGAGACGACCAACATCAATCTGAAGGGAACGCGTCGCGTCGTGGAGCTGTGCCGACAGCTGAAGCAACTCGATTCGCTGGTCCACGTGTCCAGCGCCTATGTGAACGCATATCTGACAGAGGTCGAGGAGAAGCTCTATCCCTCCCCCGACGATCCCGAGAAGATCATACAGCTGGCCGAGACGCTCAACGACGAGGCGCTCAAGGCACTCGAAAAGAA ACTGCTCAAGGATCATCCGAATACGTACACATTCACCAAGCATCTGGCCGAGCACGAGGTGGCCAATGCGGCCAGCAGCTTCCCCTGCGGCATTGTGCGTCCCAGCATGA TCACGGCCGCCTGGAAGGAACCCATTCCCGGGTGGACCATCTCGAAGAACGGGCCCCAGGGCTTCTTTATGGGCGCCTCCAAGGGAGTGCTGCGTCGCCTGCCCCTGGATCCGAGCATCATCATGGACTACATTCCCATCGATGTGGTGGTCAATGGCATCATCACCACCGGCTACTATGTCAATGCCCTCAAGGCCAAGAACGCCGGACGTCCCGCCGAGCTGCAGATCTTCCACCTGACCTCCAGCACGTACAAGCCCTTCCGCTTCGACCTGATGGCGGACAAGATCAACAGCTATCTGCACGACTATCCCCTGAACAGCGCCGTCTGGTATCCCAATCTGCGGCTGGTCAAGAGCCTCTGGGTCTTCCGGCTGAGCGCCATTCTGTTCCACTTTGTGCCCGCATTCTTCCTGGACATTGTCACACGCATCGCCGGCGGTCGCCCCAT CTTGATGAGGCTGCACAAGAACGTTTGGAACTCACTGAACACCCTGGAACGCTTCATCTTCACGGAATGGCACTTTGACAGCAAGCGTCTACTGGCCCTGTCCAAGTCCATGGACGCGGTGGACAGGAAGAAGTTCATCATTGACATTGGCGAGCTGACGTGGGACGAGTACTTTGCCAACACCATTCGCGGTGTGCGTCAGTACCTCAGCAAAGAGTCGCCCAAGAACCTGGAGAAAGCACGCCGCAAGGATAAAAT TCTTCTGGGTCTGCACGTTGCCCTCCAGCTGCTCTTCTGGTTCGGAATCTTCAAGCTGATCGTCTGCATCTCGGGAGTGTCCAATGCCAAGGCGGCCCTTATCTTGCCCGTCTTCTATTACTTGTTTGGCCTCCTCTAG